In a single window of the Paenibacillus sp. MMS20-IR301 genome:
- a CDS encoding FeoB-associated Cys-rich membrane protein, with protein MIVNVLIVTLIFGYSGWMIYRHVQKGKEGACAGCDKSKSCSAAAMDSPLSCCGSTADSKH; from the coding sequence ATGATCGTAAATGTCCTGATTGTAACGCTAATCTTCGGATATTCCGGCTGGATGATTTACCGCCATGTGCAAAAGGGCAAAGAAGGCGCCTGTGCCGGCTGTGACAAGAGCAAGAGCTGCTCTGCTGCAGCGATGGATTCACCTCTGTCCTGCTGCGGAAGTACGGCTGACAGCAAACATTAG
- a CDS encoding leucyl aminopeptidase, whose protein sequence is MNIEWGSGTDPALLEGDALCFIISEAQIQGEGIPAEWAGRLSRLSGAGLFSGKPGQIYILPVLDRPELPVIILAGSGDGRLGMQELRLLMAQTVRAAARLKAALLIVAVPDELHRQSALTAESAGQAIAEGLVLGAYRRRHYKLEQPAYSGPGRVRLHMQRQSEALEDASWKLGIARGLALGEATNLARELTNLPGNMLTPSGLAAAAVAVAERHGLPAEVLDEQELALKGMGGLLAVGQGSNHPPRMIAIRYQGGSEWKDVVGLVGKGITFDTGGISLKRAPGMEDMISDMGGAAAVLGVIEALGRLRPPVNVIMLIPAAENMPAANAFKPGDIITSLSGRTIEVLNTDAEGRIVLGDAITYAREWGAERIIDVATLTGAVVSILGDIATGAVTNNRAFLEEILEAAGCAGEQIWELPAYPEFRELLKSDVADLRNAAGRYGGATTAGLFIGEFAEGLPWVHLDIAGTAFLPKERGVNPKGATGVMVRTLLEYLLRSAARPGIKAEQPLL, encoded by the coding sequence ATGAATATTGAATGGGGCAGTGGTACAGACCCTGCTTTGCTGGAAGGCGATGCCTTATGCTTCATAATCTCGGAAGCACAGATACAGGGCGAAGGAATCCCGGCAGAATGGGCTGGACGGCTCAGCCGGCTGTCCGGAGCCGGGCTGTTCAGCGGGAAGCCGGGCCAGATCTATATCCTGCCTGTGCTGGACCGGCCGGAGCTGCCGGTTATCATCCTGGCGGGAAGCGGCGATGGCCGGCTTGGCATGCAGGAGCTGCGCCTGCTCATGGCGCAGACAGTCCGGGCGGCTGCCAGGCTGAAGGCAGCCCTACTAATTGTGGCGGTGCCGGATGAACTGCACCGCCAGTCTGCACTGACGGCGGAGAGCGCCGGGCAGGCCATTGCAGAAGGCCTGGTGCTTGGCGCGTACCGCCGCAGGCATTACAAGCTGGAGCAGCCGGCATACAGCGGGCCCGGCCGTGTGCGGCTGCATATGCAGCGGCAGAGCGAAGCGCTGGAGGATGCCTCCTGGAAGCTGGGCATCGCCCGGGGGCTGGCTTTGGGGGAGGCCACGAATCTGGCCAGGGAGCTGACCAACCTTCCGGGGAATATGCTGACTCCCTCGGGGCTTGCAGCAGCAGCTGTTGCAGTGGCGGAGCGTCACGGGCTTCCGGCCGAGGTGCTGGATGAACAGGAACTTGCGCTGAAGGGAATGGGAGGCCTGCTCGCTGTCGGCCAGGGCAGTAATCATCCGCCGCGGATGATTGCCATACGTTACCAGGGAGGAAGTGAATGGAAGGATGTAGTGGGACTTGTCGGTAAAGGCATTACCTTCGACACTGGAGGCATCTCGCTTAAGCGGGCACCGGGAATGGAGGACATGATTAGCGATATGGGCGGCGCAGCCGCTGTACTGGGTGTAATAGAGGCGCTCGGGCGCCTGCGCCCGCCGGTGAATGTGATCATGCTTATACCTGCTGCTGAGAATATGCCGGCAGCGAACGCATTCAAGCCCGGTGACATCATAACCTCACTAAGCGGAAGAACGATCGAGGTGCTTAATACGGATGCCGAGGGCAGAATAGTGCTTGGTGATGCCATCACCTATGCCCGTGAATGGGGAGCCGAACGGATCATTGACGTAGCGACGCTGACAGGCGCTGTGGTGTCCATTCTGGGCGATATAGCTACCGGAGCAGTAACTAATAATAGAGCTTTTCTGGAGGAGATTCTGGAAGCCGCCGGCTGCGCGGGTGAGCAGATCTGGGAGCTTCCGGCATATCCGGAGTTCCGAGAACTGCTGAAGAGCGATGTTGCCGATCTGCGTAATGCTGCGGGAAGATATGGCGGTGCCACTACCGCCGGCTTGTTCATCGGGGAGTTTGCAGAAGGGCTGCCCTGGGTTCATCTGGATATTGCCGGAACGGCCTTTCTTCCGAAGGAGCGCGGGGTGAATCCCAAAGGGGCAACCGGGGTGATGGTCCGTACCCTGCTGGAATATCTGCTGCGTTCAGCTGCCCGGCCCGGCATCAAGGCGGAGCAGCCCTTGTTATAA